A part of Leptospira neocaledonica genomic DNA contains:
- a CDS encoding histidine phosphatase family protein: protein MSVIYLIRHGQANSTGEDYDLLTERGKEQAFALGKYMASNGDFPDKIVSGTMRRHMETAEFFMKGIYSVRSELETGSDFHSFDPNWNEFPSELWKKYAEHLSGTRPEFQRSLLQFSKVRLKGGVRSAALFFKLTEEILSVWRKGDFTPEGIETFANFQSRVDLACDTYFQPSDAERRFIFTSGTPISLTLKKMLRQDEDVFTWMPWIWNSSVSIFRWVRGRYIPVSLNFLPHIPDKSSRTLY from the coding sequence ATGTCCGTAATATATCTGATTCGCCACGGACAGGCGAACTCTACCGGAGAAGATTACGATCTATTGACCGAAAGAGGGAAAGAACAAGCCTTTGCCCTCGGTAAATATATGGCTTCTAATGGGGATTTTCCGGATAAGATCGTCTCCGGGACAATGAGAAGGCATATGGAAACCGCCGAATTTTTTATGAAAGGGATCTATTCTGTTCGTTCCGAACTAGAAACCGGATCCGATTTCCATTCTTTCGATCCAAATTGGAATGAGTTTCCTTCCGAATTATGGAAAAAATATGCAGAACATCTTTCGGGGACTAGGCCCGAATTCCAAAGATCCCTATTACAATTTTCTAAAGTTAGGTTGAAAGGTGGAGTTCGATCCGCTGCCTTATTTTTTAAACTCACAGAGGAGATTTTATCCGTTTGGAGAAAGGGTGATTTTACTCCGGAGGGAATTGAAACTTTTGCAAACTTTCAGTCTAGAGTGGATTTGGCCTGTGATACGTATTTCCAACCAAGCGATGCGGAAAGACGTTTTATTTTCACTTCAGGCACTCCTATTTCTTTAACTTTAAAAAAAATGCTCAGACAGGATGAAGACGTTTTTACTTGGATGCCTTGGATCTGGAATAGTTCTGTAAGTATATTCCGTTGGGTGAGAGGTAGATACATTCCTGTGAGTTTGAATTTCCTTCCTCATATCCCGGATAAAAGTTCTAGAACATTGTATTGA
- a CDS encoding ATP-binding protein, whose amino-acid sequence MSSLVSTLEIRSSKDRNLGFLSITLGSVFVLILFVLIYFTDETELLRIYDNIHWTSSIAIATITAWFGYKSSEGETKRFRFWFFLGLLSYFLGQVVWDIQAISKFYSFPAPSDLFYPWLGPFFALGFARFLKDRVPPNRMKVAVMDALGLAIAVLAVTLVLYLSKKEDRPWFQLLTLSVYPVFTLSAACIGILMKPSLRLKADFSFLCLIIGLAGMGISWLQWNSIFLLVVPKDGTLTNAGFSASLLLLGYGTLTWAPSSTGEIERESATESGLLRILPLLEVIVCSAAIVLSLTLPGLPEIIRLVIWFSAGVMVVIASLRQSLLVADLATAELVIRNANKELEVTVAERTEELRSTNTYLVTANDKLRTAMDELKKTQENLVRSEKMAVLGRLMAGIAHELNTPLGAIRSSTEGIRSILSEPWEKLLKDYSSFNREEREFWGILFKKGGAVNSDFDSKEERSKRKRSEVILKDLGIENSLVMADALTDLGISPDQISELAEKIPKGERGWMIVSNASALSSISRSSQLILDASIKASRVIQALKSYASGEGDWKPHLESVSPKEQIENIITLYYSKMKNKVLVDINIPESARVLGDPERLYLIWTNLITNALHAMNYSGRIFVDAERKDDFWEISVQDTGSGVPAEIKDRIFDPFFTTKSPGEGTGLGLDICKNVAEEHGGAIRFVSSEEGTTFYVTLPAAP is encoded by the coding sequence ATGAGTTCCTTGGTTTCCACACTAGAAATTCGTTCCTCAAAGGATAGAAATCTTGGATTTCTATCCATAACTTTAGGATCTGTATTCGTTCTAATACTATTTGTTCTCATATATTTCACGGATGAAACGGAATTATTACGGATTTACGATAATATACATTGGACTTCGTCTATCGCGATCGCTACGATCACTGCTTGGTTCGGTTATAAATCTTCGGAAGGAGAAACTAAAAGATTTAGGTTCTGGTTTTTTTTGGGACTTTTATCTTATTTTTTGGGCCAGGTGGTTTGGGATATCCAAGCTATCTCCAAGTTTTATAGTTTTCCGGCGCCTAGCGATCTATTCTATCCCTGGTTAGGACCATTTTTTGCCCTAGGGTTTGCTCGATTCTTAAAAGATAGAGTTCCGCCTAATAGAATGAAGGTGGCTGTAATGGACGCCTTAGGACTTGCGATCGCAGTCCTTGCAGTCACCCTAGTATTATATCTTTCTAAAAAAGAAGATAGGCCTTGGTTCCAGTTATTGACCTTATCCGTCTATCCGGTATTCACACTTTCCGCAGCATGCATCGGTATCTTGATGAAACCTTCCTTACGTTTAAAGGCAGATTTTTCTTTTTTATGTTTGATAATCGGGCTCGCTGGGATGGGGATTAGTTGGTTACAATGGAATTCTATTTTTCTTCTTGTTGTTCCGAAAGATGGAACATTAACGAATGCAGGATTTTCCGCAAGTCTCTTACTTTTAGGATATGGAACTTTGACATGGGCTCCAAGTTCTACGGGAGAAATTGAAAGAGAATCTGCAACAGAAAGTGGACTCCTAAGAATTCTTCCTTTATTAGAAGTGATTGTTTGTTCTGCAGCGATTGTTCTTTCCTTAACACTTCCCGGTTTGCCTGAAATTATTCGATTAGTGATTTGGTTTTCTGCCGGAGTCATGGTGGTGATTGCAAGCCTTCGACAAAGTTTGCTCGTGGCGGATTTGGCAACCGCAGAGCTTGTGATCCGAAACGCAAATAAGGAATTAGAGGTCACGGTAGCCGAGAGAACAGAAGAATTAAGATCCACTAATACATATTTAGTGACTGCAAATGATAAACTTAGAACTGCTATGGATGAACTCAAAAAAACCCAAGAGAATCTTGTTCGTTCCGAAAAGATGGCGGTCTTAGGAAGATTGATGGCAGGAATCGCCCATGAGTTAAATACTCCGTTAGGTGCAATCCGTTCTTCCACCGAAGGTATCCGTTCTATCTTAAGCGAACCTTGGGAAAAACTTTTAAAAGATTATTCCAGTTTTAATAGGGAAGAAAGAGAATTTTGGGGAATCCTATTCAAAAAAGGAGGTGCAGTCAATTCAGACTTCGATTCCAAGGAAGAAAGATCTAAAAGGAAAAGATCCGAAGTCATTCTGAAAGATTTAGGAATAGAAAATTCTTTAGTGATGGCGGATGCCTTGACCGATCTCGGAATATCTCCCGATCAGATCTCAGAACTTGCGGAGAAGATACCAAAAGGGGAAAGGGGATGGATGATTGTAAGCAATGCATCTGCTCTTTCCAGCATTTCAAGGTCCAGTCAACTGATCTTGGATGCTTCTATCAAAGCCTCTAGAGTGATCCAAGCATTAAAAAGTTATGCGTCTGGAGAAGGGGATTGGAAGCCTCACTTAGAGTCAGTTTCTCCTAAGGAACAGATTGAGAACATTATCACATTATATTATTCTAAAATGAAAAACAAGGTGCTTGTGGATATCAATATACCTGAATCCGCAAGGGTATTAGGAGATCCGGAAAGGTTGTATTTGATCTGGACTAATTTGATCACAAATGCATTACATGCTATGAATTATTCCGGCAGGATCTTCGTAGATGCGGAACGAAAGGATGATTTTTGGGAAATTTCCGTCCAGGATACCGGAAGCGGAGTCCCCGCAGAGATTAAAGACAGGATTTTCGATCCTTTCTTCACTACTAAATCTCCTGGAGAAGGGACCGGACTTGGTCTAGATATTTGCAAAAATGTGGCAGAAGAACACGGGGGAGCCATCCGATTTGTTAGTTCGGAGGAAGGTACAACATTCTACGTTACTCTCCCTGCTGCGCCATAA
- a CDS encoding sensor histidine kinase: MNGPKSENVYRDLFEQSPIGLMIFDRQGKIIEANDSSLRFLRAGKDKIIGLSYSNLKDATVSALIGKGFQGEASDYEGPYNTTISEIQLQVRIRVNPLFDDSGVFGVSLIFEDLTERKKTEEKLAVTLSDIRATQEALEEHEVKFKTLFESAGEAIFLMDDRVFLECNPKTEEMFGCKREDIIGASPVDFSPETQPDGLPSSQKAFQKIQSALMGKPQTFDWLHCRKDRTNFDAEVTLTSVTLNGKALLQAIVRDISERKKSEEEIRKLNEDLEQKVVLRTEELKATNTYLENTNRDLLLALEELKSTQAQLVQSEKMAVLGQLIAGIAHEVNTPLGAIISSNEGIQSVFRQNWERLLCEFAELDTHERESWKKIFTKGSIFPDFYDSSEERKNRKIIRETLQNLGFPSSDFLSENLAELGIRVEDIPDLVQNIHKEKFPILVANAYNLSGILRYSNVVREAASKAARVIRALKTYVYQDHTGISLIDIREQMDLVLTLYYNKVKQGVEIRRNFAENSLVKGQADQLTQVWANLINNAFQAISYQGRLDLKSYIEEDFLIVSVTDDGPGIPKEIQDRIFEPFFTTKEKGEGSGLGLDICKKIVERHQGKIDFDSVPGRTTFRVHLPLAEKVLI; the protein is encoded by the coding sequence ATGAACGGACCGAAGAGCGAAAACGTATATCGAGACCTATTCGAACAATCTCCTATCGGACTCATGATCTTTGATAGGCAGGGTAAAATTATAGAAGCAAACGATTCTTCTTTGCGTTTCTTAAGAGCAGGCAAAGATAAGATCATTGGACTTTCTTATTCCAATCTAAAAGATGCAACTGTCTCTGCATTGATCGGCAAAGGTTTTCAAGGAGAAGCTTCCGATTACGAAGGACCTTATAATACTACGATCAGTGAAATACAGTTACAGGTCCGAATCAGAGTGAATCCACTTTTTGATGACTCGGGTGTTTTCGGTGTTTCTTTGATCTTCGAAGATCTGACGGAGAGAAAAAAGACAGAAGAGAAATTGGCCGTAACACTTTCTGATATTCGCGCCACTCAAGAAGCATTAGAAGAACACGAAGTCAAATTTAAGACACTATTCGAATCTGCGGGAGAAGCGATCTTTCTCATGGACGATCGGGTCTTCTTGGAATGTAATCCAAAAACGGAGGAGATGTTCGGTTGTAAGAGAGAAGATATTATTGGAGCTTCTCCTGTAGATTTTTCTCCTGAGACACAACCGGATGGTCTTCCTTCTTCTCAAAAAGCGTTTCAGAAAATTCAATCTGCTTTAATGGGTAAACCCCAAACTTTTGATTGGTTGCATTGTAGAAAAGATAGAACCAATTTTGATGCAGAGGTGACTTTAACTTCCGTTACTCTGAACGGAAAAGCCTTATTACAAGCCATTGTAAGGGATATTTCGGAAAGAAAAAAATCCGAAGAAGAAATCCGAAAACTGAACGAAGATTTGGAACAAAAAGTAGTTCTTAGAACGGAAGAGTTAAAGGCAACAAATACTTATTTAGAAAATACGAATAGAGATTTGCTTTTAGCATTAGAGGAGTTGAAATCAACTCAGGCACAACTAGTCCAATCCGAAAAGATGGCGGTGCTTGGACAATTGATCGCAGGGATCGCTCACGAGGTGAATACTCCTCTAGGCGCGATCATTTCTTCCAATGAAGGAATCCAAAGTGTGTTTCGCCAAAATTGGGAGAGATTGCTTTGCGAATTTGCCGAATTGGACACCCATGAAAGAGAGTCCTGGAAGAAAATTTTCACAAAAGGAAGTATTTTCCCGGACTTCTATGATTCTTCCGAAGAAAGAAAAAACAGAAAAATCATCCGAGAAACATTACAAAATCTTGGATTTCCTTCTTCCGATTTTTTGTCAGAGAACCTTGCCGAATTAGGAATAAGAGTAGAAGATATTCCGGATCTAGTCCAAAATATTCACAAAGAAAAATTTCCTATATTAGTCGCAAATGCATATAATCTCTCCGGAATTTTAAGATATAGTAATGTTGTCAGAGAGGCCGCTTCTAAGGCCGCCAGAGTGATACGTGCCTTAAAAACCTATGTATACCAGGATCACACAGGAATCAGTCTGATCGATATTCGAGAACAGATGGATCTGGTATTAACTCTATATTATAATAAGGTAAAACAAGGTGTGGAGATCCGTAGAAATTTCGCGGAGAATTCGCTCGTAAAAGGACAAGCGGATCAATTGACCCAGGTTTGGGCAAATCTGATCAATAATGCATTCCAGGCTATTTCCTATCAGGGCAGATTAGATTTGAAATCTTATATCGAAGAGGATTTTCTGATCGTTTCCGTCACGGACGATGGTCCCGGGATCCCGAAAGAAATCCAGGATAGGATTTTCGAGCCGTTTTTTACAACAAAAGAGAAGGGAGAAGGAAGCGGTTTAGGATTGGATATCTGCAAAAAAATTGTGGAAAGGCACCAAGGAAAAATAGATTTCGATTCCGTTCCGGGAAGGACCACATTCAGGGTTCATCTACCTTTGGCCGAAAAAGTTCTAATTTAG
- a CDS encoding glutathione S-transferase family protein — MIELYTAGTPNGKKASIMLEELGIPYTVHPIDFSKLEQKEEWYLKINPNGRIPAIVDKDNGDFPVFESGAILIYLAEKYGKFLSKDPKERSIAIQWLMFQMGGVGPMQGQANHFVKFAPEKIPYAMNRYVDETKRLYSVLERRLKESEYLAGNELSIADIATWPWVKGRTYIDLSLDDYPKLKAWEEKLGARPAFIKGSEVPKKS, encoded by the coding sequence GGACGCCTAACGGGAAAAAAGCTTCTATTATGCTGGAAGAATTAGGAATCCCTTATACAGTACATCCAATCGACTTTAGCAAATTAGAACAAAAAGAAGAATGGTATCTAAAAATCAATCCGAACGGCAGAATCCCTGCTATCGTAGACAAGGATAACGGCGACTTTCCTGTTTTCGAATCGGGAGCCATTCTGATCTATCTCGCAGAAAAATATGGAAAATTTTTGTCTAAAGATCCAAAAGAAAGATCAATCGCGATCCAATGGCTCATGTTCCAAATGGGTGGAGTCGGTCCTATGCAAGGCCAGGCAAACCATTTCGTGAAATTTGCTCCTGAAAAAATTCCATACGCAATGAATCGATATGTGGATGAAACAAAACGTTTATATTCCGTTTTAGAAAGACGTTTGAAAGAATCGGAATACCTTGCAGGTAATGAATTGAGTATTGCAGACATCGCTACCTGGCCTTGGGTAAAAGGAAGAACTTATATCGATCTATCCTTGGACGATTATCCAAAACTCAAAGCTTGGGAAGAAAAACTGGGAGCAAGGCCAGCATTCATCAAAGGAAGTGAAGTCCCCAAAAAATCTTAA